In a genomic window of Vallitalea okinawensis:
- a CDS encoding PadR family transcriptional regulator has product MKNKVLRKLFLGFVQIHILYHAKNEPIYGVWMMKELDEHGYSISPGSLYPMLNRMEKEGLLWREEKNVDGKIIKFYSTTELGEEVLHEAATKAAHLFHEIKEELSNDSI; this is encoded by the coding sequence GTGAAAAATAAAGTTCTTAGGAAGCTATTCTTAGGCTTTGTTCAGATTCATATTCTGTATCATGCTAAGAATGAGCCTATATACGGTGTGTGGATGATGAAGGAATTGGATGAACATGGATACAGCATTAGCCCTGGGTCATTGTATCCCATGCTAAATCGAATGGAAAAGGAAGGGCTGCTATGGCGAGAAGAAAAAAATGTCGATGGAAAGATTATTAAGTTTTATAGCACAACTGAATTAGGTGAAGAAGTTCTGCATGAGGCCGCTACAAAGGCTGCACATCTATTCCATGAAATAAAGGAGGAGTTAAGTAATGATTCAATTTAA
- a CDS encoding GNAT family N-acetyltransferase translates to MNVKLQKMNCENVMKTVKVYDEAYEYRKRSGGNCLTKNDSTEALQVLVKWLDEGDVYNIIGHGELIGYIYIEYLSIEQAVLKDIYIIEKYHGKRICKNAMRELDEALKRLGIQYLTADIVPKNKYVLKFYQDCGFEQVEFIQLKRNIMEEIKNDDVVYIDGCQFQRS, encoded by the coding sequence ATGAATGTGAAATTACAAAAGATGAATTGTGAAAATGTGATGAAAACAGTTAAAGTCTATGATGAAGCATATGAATATAGAAAAAGGTCTGGCGGTAACTGTTTAACCAAGAATGATTCTACAGAGGCTTTACAAGTATTAGTCAAATGGTTAGATGAAGGTGATGTTTATAATATTATCGGGCATGGTGAATTGATAGGATATATCTATATTGAATACTTAAGTATAGAGCAGGCAGTACTAAAAGACATCTATATTATTGAAAAATACCATGGTAAGCGTATTTGTAAAAATGCTATGAGAGAGTTAGATGAAGCTTTAAAAAGATTAGGAATACAATATTTAACGGCTGATATTGTTCCAAAAAACAAGTATGTATTAAAGTTTTATCAAGATTGCGGTTTTGAACAAGTAGAATTTATCCAATTGAAAAGAAATATAATGGAAGAAATAAAAAATGACGATGTAGTATATATTGACGGCTGTCAATTTCAACGTTCGTAG
- a CDS encoding SDR family NAD(P)-dependent oxidoreductase, with protein MRRNILITGANRGFGYALVKEFIKCDDRVIAVVRKEEYVADLVKEFGDSIIPIVADIADDKAIQTINSILDKRVDCIDMIINNAGVTGKCHVINDLSTKEMEDVINVHCLAVIRTYQACKGHLKRSQKPMIINISSRLGSLSRMATGEFKNRKFSYSYRVAKAAQNMLSICMDQELKEMNIRVIAVHPGRLLTRSGAADADTTPTVGAQRFINWVNHYEEDNQTTYIEPGIETIPW; from the coding sequence TTGCGAAGAAATATCTTAATTACAGGAGCTAATAGGGGTTTTGGTTATGCTTTAGTAAAAGAGTTCATAAAGTGTGATGATAGGGTTATTGCAGTTGTACGAAAAGAAGAATACGTAGCAGATTTGGTAAAGGAATTTGGAGATAGTATAATTCCCATAGTTGCTGACATCGCTGATGATAAAGCAATACAAACCATAAACAGTATTCTTGATAAAAGAGTTGACTGCATTGATATGATTATTAATAACGCAGGTGTTACTGGAAAGTGCCATGTTATTAATGATCTATCCACCAAGGAAATGGAAGATGTTATCAATGTACATTGCTTAGCTGTTATTCGAACATATCAAGCTTGCAAGGGGCATTTAAAACGTTCCCAAAAGCCAATGATTATCAATATATCATCTAGGCTTGGATCTTTATCAAGGATGGCAACTGGTGAATTTAAAAATAGAAAATTCTCATATTCTTATCGAGTTGCCAAAGCTGCACAAAATATGTTGTCCATCTGCATGGATCAAGAATTAAAGGAAATGAATATTCGTGTAATAGCAGTACATCCAGGACGATTATTAACACGGTCTGGAGCAGCTGATGCTGATACAACACCTACGGTTGGAGCACAGCGTTTTATTAACTGGGTTAACCATTATGAAGAGGATAACCAAACAACGTATATTGAACCAGGTATTGAGACAATACCCTGGTAA
- a CDS encoding TetR/AcrR family transcriptional regulator, which yields MTKKDEIIMIAADLMHRYGYHNIGIKKILDTANIPKGSFYHYFESKEDLAIQVIDFHFSNFINALNQVEDSVDGLKTFFDMFFCKSEGMDYVGGCPLGNLMLELADIKESFREHLLKGTLATEQLITKKLEQDNLQHSLETDMLGRLIFQSFEGTLMKAKIEKNSNAFEDFRKFIFDFLLVEIRK from the coding sequence ATGACTAAAAAAGATGAGATTATTATGATTGCCGCTGATTTAATGCATCGCTATGGTTATCATAATATTGGAATAAAGAAGATTTTAGATACAGCCAATATCCCTAAAGGATCATTTTATCATTATTTTGAATCAAAAGAGGATTTAGCGATTCAGGTGATTGATTTTCATTTTAGTAACTTTATAAACGCTTTGAATCAAGTGGAGGATAGTGTTGATGGGTTAAAAACCTTTTTCGATATGTTCTTTTGTAAAAGTGAGGGGATGGATTATGTAGGTGGTTGCCCACTGGGTAATTTGATGCTTGAACTCGCAGATATAAAAGAAAGCTTCCGTGAACATTTATTAAAAGGAACATTGGCTACAGAGCAACTTATTACAAAAAAGCTAGAACAAGATAATTTGCAACATTCATTGGAGACAGATATGCTAGGGCGCCTGATTTTTCAAAGTTTTGAAGGAACATTAATGAAGGCAAAAATTGAGAAGAATAGTAATGCTTTTGAAGATTTTAGGAAGTTCATATTTGATTTTTTATTAGTTGAGATTAGAAAATAG
- a CDS encoding NUDIX domain-containing protein — protein sequence MNINGCVSVIAERDSKILFVVEGKKEMEGLYNLPGGRLELGENIVEGAKREFIEETACNVTIMTMNGVYQYKSQTGNSLINFSFVGQVGEKLSREMDKDIKDCMWLTYDEINNLPEEKLWNGHVIKEMIRDYEGKSKTNLELIRNI from the coding sequence ATGAACATTAACGGATGCGTCAGCGTTATAGCTGAAAGAGACAGCAAAATTCTCTTTGTTGTGGAAGGTAAAAAAGAGATGGAGGGACTATATAATTTACCAGGAGGTCGTTTAGAGCTTGGAGAAAATATAGTAGAGGGTGCTAAGCGTGAATTTATTGAGGAAACAGCTTGTAATGTTACAATAATGACCATGAATGGTGTTTATCAATATAAGAGTCAGACGGGAAATTCCCTCATTAATTTTAGTTTTGTTGGTCAGGTAGGCGAGAAACTGAGTCGAGAAATGGATAAAGATATAAAGGACTGTATGTGGCTGACCTATGATGAGATAAATAATTTACCTGAAGAAAAACTTTGGAATGGGCATGTGATTAAAGAAATGATAAGAGACTATGAAGGGAAGTCTAAGACGAATTTAGAGCTTATCAGAAATATTTAA
- a CDS encoding nucleoside monophosphate kinase: MQSRDIQSGEVKITVKKVHVQGRGAIVLTGPSSCGKGEIAKALQNILSIPNERHLSMGSILRMTIDRARNDQAFKEKLSADYGISYRKSIFDLSLNKREHVLKAEKYKKELDDYCVKEMISQLDWLEFCVVKGLLIPDLWTIKLIDAIFESSPELQDNIFILDGYPRTSVAAEKLLGTFLRYQIPLIKVIHLSITKEEMKKRAFERKRVDDDDESLERRYEFYIEKVHPSVDYMKIRLGSSRVALIDAHQPIYDQFDKLDIDKSIQQVALKVLHELGLPSYLLDLK; this comes from the coding sequence GTCAAGATAACGGTTAAAAAAGTCCATGTTCAAGGTCGAGGTGCCATTGTTTTAACGGGTCCATCCAGTTGTGGTAAGGGTGAGATAGCAAAAGCACTTCAGAATATCTTAAGTATCCCAAATGAAAGACATTTATCAATGGGAAGTATTTTACGAATGACCATTGATAGAGCGCGAAATGACCAAGCCTTTAAAGAAAAGCTTTCAGCAGATTATGGCATTAGCTACCGAAAATCTATATTTGATTTAAGTTTAAATAAGAGAGAACATGTTTTGAAGGCAGAAAAATACAAAAAGGAACTCGATGATTATTGTGTTAAAGAGATGATTAGTCAATTAGACTGGTTAGAGTTTTGTGTAGTGAAAGGATTATTGATTCCTGATTTGTGGACGATTAAGCTAATCGATGCAATATTTGAATCATCACCAGAATTACAGGACAACATCTTTATTTTAGATGGGTATCCTCGTACTTCCGTTGCTGCTGAGAAACTATTAGGTACTTTTCTAAGATATCAAATACCATTAATAAAGGTTATACATTTATCTATTACAAAAGAAGAAATGAAAAAGAGAGCCTTTGAAAGAAAACGTGTCGATGATGATGACGAGAGTTTAGAACGGCGTTACGAGTTTTATATAGAAAAAGTACATCCTAGTGTGGATTATATGAAGATTCGCTTAGGTTCATCAAGAGTGGCACTCATTGATGCTCATCAGCCTATTTATGATCAATTTGATAAACTGGATATCGATAAATCTATTCAACAAGTAGCTTTAAAGGTTTTACATGAGTTAGGATTACCAAGTTACTTACTAGATCTCAAGTAA